The window TTCTCCCAAATCACTCTCTGGCAACGCGATCATAGCTCCACCACCCCCAAAAAAGAAACAGGCTAAAACAAACCACCCCTGACTCTATCCCTCTCAAAACCAAACCACACCAAAACCAACAGATCTAGAAATCGCAGGCTCTCTCTTCCCCCAACAGAAAAAAATTCATCAGAATCAATGGCGGCAGCTCCATCCGCACGCGAAGAGAACGTCTACATGGCGAAACTAGCTGAGCAAGCCGAGCGCTACGAAGAGATGGTGGAGTTCATGGAGAAGGTCTCGGCCGCCGTGGATTCGGAGGAACTCACTGTCGAGGAACGGAACCTCCTCTCCGTCGCCTACAAGAACGTGATCGGTGCTCGCCGAGCCTCCTGGCGCATTATTTCATCCATCGAGCAGAAGGAGGAGAGCCGCGGCAACGAGGACCACGTTGCCATGATCCGCGACTACAGATCTAAGATCGAGTCCGAGCTCTCCTCGATCTGCGATGGTATTCTCAAGCTTCTTGATTCCCGGCTGATTCCCTCGGCTTCCTCCGGAGACTCCAAGGTCTTTTATCTGAAGATGAAGGGCGATTATCATCGCTATCTGGCCGAGTTTAAAACTGGAGCCGAGCGCAAGGAGGCGGCTGAGAGTACCCTCACTGCCTATAAATCTGCTCAGGTTTGTTTCTGAATGCTCTtgccttaaatttttttcatttctctgTAATTTggcttttatttgttttattagttTTACCTCTTGTGAGTTCGGAACTTTGATTCGTTGGTTTTGGGCATCCAATTAACTCTTATATGGACCTTCctttaaaagggaaaaagcaaaaaattctGTTTCCCTtgctcattattttatttttgccgCATAAATCTCTGAGACTTTTcattga is drawn from Vitis riparia cultivar Riparia Gloire de Montpellier isolate 1030 chromosome 18, EGFV_Vit.rip_1.0, whole genome shotgun sequence and contains these coding sequences:
- the LOC117906304 gene encoding 14-3-3-like protein; this translates as MAAAPSAREENVYMAKLAEQAERYEEMVEFMEKVSAAVDSEELTVEERNLLSVAYKNVIGARRASWRIISSIEQKEESRGNEDHVAMIRDYRSKIESELSSICDGILKLLDSRLIPSASSGDSKVFYLKMKGDYHRYLAEFKTGAERKEAAESTLTAYKSAQDIANAELAPTHPIRLGLALNFSVFYYEILNSPDRACNLAKQAFDEAIAELDTLGEESYKDSTLIMQLLRDNLTLWTSDMQDDGADEIKEAPKRDDEQQ